A genomic region of Candidatus Eisenbacteria bacterium contains the following coding sequences:
- a CDS encoding MFS transporter, with product MGLREIQDPSSRGRPCRREPRPLRVTVWWIGISRPVLYADSRAHLEAAALLDARVEVGESRMHVLADIPKSRKLLVMLGVMLALFLAALDQTIVATALPRIVQEFHGLEHLSWVIAAYLLASAVVVPIYGKLSDIYGRKPFILSAIVLFLVGSVLSGMSQNMLQLVIFRGIQGLGGGAIFANAFAVVGDLFAPAERGRWQGLLGGVFGVSSIIGPTLGGWLTDHASWRWNFFINIPTSILAFVAVASLLPHIAPDRKDRSIDYAGAVLLTAGLVSLLLALIWGGAQYPWSSPVILGLFAAALMSLVAFAFVETHAADPILPFSLFTNQIFSVSMAAVFLVGIGMFGAIVFIPLFVQLVLGITATSSGAILTPLTLAFVAGSVTAGQMSSRTGRYKTLAVVGLAIATISLFLMSRMTASTSQASLIVRMVATGLGIGASLPIFTLAVQNAFDHSKLGIATASSQLFRTIGATVGTAVLGSVLNARLARELGNLAADPFVRLAARVSPQIHLENADANSLQGILTQPGRGALEAQLAHLPTGLQPQAQAAFQAFVTRARAAFAVSIAETFLIAGVLMGIAFLVSLFLKEIPLRKTHAEGGLSH from the coding sequence ATGGGCCTCCGCGAAATTCAGGACCCGAGCTCACGCGGACGTCCCTGTCGCCGCGAGCCCCGGCCACTTCGGGTAACAGTGTGGTGGATCGGCATTTCGAGGCCGGTCCTTTATGCCGATTCGCGGGCGCATCTGGAAGCAGCCGCGTTACTTGACGCCCGTGTCGAGGTAGGCGAATCTCGGATGCACGTGCTCGCCGATATCCCGAAATCCCGAAAGCTCCTCGTCATGCTGGGCGTCATGTTGGCGCTCTTCCTGGCGGCGCTCGATCAGACCATCGTCGCCACCGCGCTCCCCCGCATCGTTCAGGAGTTCCACGGCCTCGAGCACTTGAGCTGGGTGATCGCCGCCTATCTTCTCGCCTCGGCGGTCGTGGTTCCGATCTACGGCAAGCTCTCCGACATTTACGGTCGCAAGCCCTTCATTCTCTCCGCGATCGTGTTGTTCCTCGTCGGCTCCGTGCTCTCCGGAATGTCTCAGAACATGCTCCAGCTGGTCATCTTCAGAGGGATCCAAGGACTGGGCGGGGGCGCCATCTTCGCGAACGCGTTCGCGGTGGTGGGAGATCTGTTCGCACCGGCCGAGCGCGGACGATGGCAGGGCCTCCTCGGCGGTGTGTTCGGCGTTTCTTCCATTATCGGCCCAACGCTTGGCGGCTGGCTGACCGATCACGCCTCGTGGCGGTGGAATTTCTTCATCAATATCCCGACCAGCATCCTGGCGTTCGTCGCGGTCGCCTCGCTGCTCCCCCACATCGCGCCGGACCGGAAGGACCGATCGATCGATTACGCCGGTGCTGTGCTCTTGACCGCAGGTCTCGTCTCGCTTCTCTTGGCGCTGATCTGGGGAGGCGCCCAGTATCCGTGGAGCTCACCGGTCATCCTGGGCCTCTTCGCGGCCGCCCTAATGAGCCTCGTCGCCTTCGCCTTCGTGGAGACCCATGCGGCGGACCCGATTCTTCCGTTCTCCCTGTTCACCAACCAGATCTTCTCGGTCTCGATGGCCGCTGTCTTCCTGGTTGGAATCGGGATGTTCGGCGCCATCGTCTTCATCCCGCTGTTCGTGCAGCTCGTTCTGGGAATCACCGCGACAAGCTCCGGGGCGATTCTCACGCCGCTCACGCTCGCGTTCGTGGCAGGGAGCGTTACCGCCGGGCAGATGTCTTCACGTACGGGACGCTACAAGACGCTGGCGGTCGTCGGTCTCGCCATCGCGACGATTTCGCTGTTCCTCATGTCGCGAATGACCGCCTCGACGTCCCAGGCATCGCTCATCGTGCGGATGGTGGCGACCGGGCTCGGAATCGGCGCCTCGCTACCCATCTTCACGCTCGCGGTACAGAACGCGTTCGACCACTCGAAACTTGGGATCGCGACCGCATCGTCGCAGCTGTTTCGAACGATTGGTGCCACGGTGGGAACGGCGGTGTTAGGCAGCGTGCTCAATGCTCGCCTCGCGCGCGAGCTCGGGAACCTCGCGGCCGACCCTTTCGTCCGCCTGGCGGCCCGCGTCTCCCCTCAGATCCACCTTGAGAACGCGGACGCGAATTCGTTGCAGGGAATTCTCACGCAGCCTGGGCGCGGGGCCCTCGAGGCCCAACTCGCGCACCTCCCGACTGGGCTGCAGCCGCAAGCGCAAGCCGCGTTTCAAGCATTCGTCACGCGGGCTCGGGCCGCCTTCGCCGTCTCGATCGCCGAGACGTTCCTTATCGCGGGCGTGCTCATGGGGATCGCGTTTCTGGTGTCACTCTTCTTGAAGGAAATCCCACTTCGAAAGACGCACGCAGAGGGCGGCCTCTCGCACTAA
- a CDS encoding T9SS type A sorting domain-containing protein, whose amino-acid sequence MSFPMVYNPLRVQASIGRALTPGLGGAGASRTQQTTPISSWKTKQRVPGLSRFRLHLPCGGQLALEGHFHGSSERRSSQNCFPARRRSSGPRSCAFVKIPGWRPLHPILKPRHSSRRQSMRTLLKGALIATTLLVAVAAQAFAWHVSGRVFCEGNGLPAAGVEISVASTDGAAFTNSALTDNDGSFYVGLTDVPQCFRATIVLGSGQTPVNPASGYIDFCTTLSGADPVLTFVIASPTCSAPSGACWLTGGGAKFSSITGTKLGEHGPAHNWGGNVNPGCSPTAGDGGSWNHIDRDLRLHFHGQAITVVRCGNVEGIPPGSTSPRTPFNFIEFTGTGTLKGINGNKADYGTVNFFARCEDRNEPGSSGETDGSMKDRYFIRVYDNSGNTLLLLDQDGDPSTVDPVIITKGNMQIHVSSCDVPAATLAGTAPSRASIQPAGKATFEGISFVAGPNPTRGVSLMRFALPREANVRIAAFDVSGRLVRQILTSRVSAGEHSVSWNLRDMNGRQVGTGVYFVRMIVDGRAYGRAVTVMP is encoded by the coding sequence GTGTCCTTCCCCATGGTATATAATCCTTTACGAGTGCAGGCTTCAATCGGCCGCGCACTCACGCCAGGGCTCGGGGGGGCCGGGGCATCCCGCACACAGCAAACCACCCCAATATCGTCATGGAAGACGAAGCAGCGCGTTCCGGGGCTGAGCCGGTTCCGCCTTCATTTGCCCTGTGGAGGCCAGCTTGCGCTTGAGGGCCATTTCCATGGGTCTTCGGAAAGGAGGTCTTCTCAAAACTGCTTCCCCGCGCGGCGCAGGAGTTCCGGACCACGGTCGTGCGCATTCGTGAAAATACCCGGATGGAGACCCTTGCATCCCATCTTGAAACCACGCCATTCATCTAGGAGGCAATCGATGAGAACACTTTTGAAAGGCGCCTTGATCGCAACGACGTTGCTCGTCGCGGTCGCCGCGCAGGCATTCGCCTGGCACGTGTCGGGGCGCGTTTTCTGTGAAGGAAACGGTCTGCCGGCCGCGGGCGTCGAGATCAGCGTCGCTTCGACGGACGGGGCGGCATTTACCAATTCGGCCCTGACCGACAACGACGGTTCCTTCTATGTCGGCCTGACTGATGTTCCGCAGTGCTTCCGCGCGACGATCGTCCTTGGCTCCGGCCAGACGCCCGTGAATCCGGCGTCCGGCTACATCGATTTCTGCACCACCTTGTCCGGAGCGGACCCGGTGCTGACCTTCGTCATCGCGAGCCCGACGTGCTCGGCACCGTCAGGCGCCTGCTGGCTCACCGGTGGCGGCGCCAAATTCAGCTCGATCACCGGCACCAAGCTCGGCGAGCATGGTCCGGCGCACAACTGGGGCGGCAACGTCAACCCCGGGTGCAGCCCGACCGCAGGCGACGGCGGCAGCTGGAACCACATCGACCGTGATCTGAGGCTGCACTTCCACGGCCAAGCCATCACCGTGGTTCGCTGCGGCAACGTGGAAGGCATTCCTCCGGGCTCGACGTCGCCCCGCACGCCGTTCAACTTCATCGAGTTCACGGGAACCGGGACACTGAAGGGCATCAACGGAAACAAGGCGGACTACGGCACCGTGAACTTCTTCGCGCGTTGCGAGGATCGCAACGAGCCGGGAAGCAGCGGCGAGACCGACGGCAGCATGAAGGATCGCTATTTCATTCGTGTCTACGACAACTCAGGCAACACGCTGTTGCTCCTCGATCAAGACGGCGACCCTTCGACAGTGGATCCGGTGATCATCACCAAGGGCAACATGCAGATCCACGTGAGCAGCTGCGACGTTCCTGCTGCCACTTTGGCGGGGACCGCCCCATCCCGTGCCTCCATCCAGCCGGCGGGGAAGGCCACGTTCGAGGGCATCTCGTTCGTCGCGGGACCGAACCCGACCCGCGGCGTGTCGCTCATGCGCTTCGCGCTGCCGCGTGAGGCCAACGTGAGGATCGCGGCGTTCGACGTCTCGGGCCGCTTGGTGCGGCAGATCCTGACGAGCCGCGTATCCGCGGGTGAGCACTCGGTGAGCTGGAACCTCCGCGACATGAATGGCCGGCAGGTCGGCACCGGAGTGTATTTCGTTCGGATGATCGTGGACGGCCGGGCCTACGGCCGCGCCGTAACGGTCATGCCGTAA
- a CDS encoding M13 family metallopeptidase, translating into MNVLKISAAVLCAIALAVTASAAPRVQPWGLHLDYLDQAAKPGDDFYVYANGGWLKTAEIPPDRPGAGVGLEMSKANEERLKAIIDELHTRANLTAEEQKLRDLYDAFMDEGQVEANGLKPAEKDLAEIASLRTLDDVAREMALPSLRLGGPFEMFIAADDKHPDAYIVKLGQSGLGLPDRDYYLRDDKEIVSTREAYKKHLAQSLNSVAAEDAEARAAAVYELEHQIAVVSWAAADRRDAEKVYNPMTIPKLRKLAPGYPWDTFFKWAGISPKSHGVDRTVVVGESTAFPRIAKIFADTPVPVWRDFLTIRYVHTFAPYLPRRFNDADFAFYGTVLQGRARQLDRPTRGARLLDNRVGEALGKLYVGKYFPAESKAKVRALVDNLLQAYEQDLKTLPWMTPETRQKALEKLHQFTVKVGYPDHWRDYSTLQIRRDDLVGDVKNAIAFEWNRNLKRIDDPVDKTEWGMTPPTVNAYYNETVNEIVFPAGILQAPDFDPAADDAVNYGGIGAVIGHEISHGFDDQGSKYDGMGVMRQWWVDADRKNFDERTTALANQYDQYEPLSGIHINGRLTLGENIADLAGLVIAHKAYRISLGGKDAPVLDGLTGDQRFYLAFAQGWRSKVRDETTRQRLLSNPHSPPPYRVNGVVRNDDGWYEAFPNVTPQDKFYLAPEQRVRLW; encoded by the coding sequence ATGAACGTCCTCAAGATCTCTGCGGCAGTCCTCTGCGCAATCGCCCTCGCCGTCACGGCCTCAGCCGCCCCTCGGGTGCAGCCATGGGGGCTCCACCTCGATTACCTGGATCAGGCCGCGAAGCCCGGAGACGACTTCTACGTCTACGCGAACGGTGGCTGGCTCAAGACGGCCGAGATTCCTCCGGACCGTCCTGGCGCGGGCGTAGGGCTCGAGATGAGCAAGGCGAACGAGGAGCGTCTCAAAGCCATCATCGACGAGCTGCACACCCGGGCGAATCTCACCGCGGAAGAACAGAAACTTCGCGACCTCTATGATGCCTTCATGGACGAAGGGCAAGTTGAGGCGAATGGCTTGAAGCCGGCCGAAAAGGATCTCGCGGAGATCGCTTCGCTCCGCACGCTGGATGACGTGGCCCGCGAAATGGCCCTGCCCTCCCTTCGGCTCGGCGGACCCTTTGAGATGTTCATCGCCGCGGACGACAAGCATCCCGATGCGTACATCGTCAAGTTGGGGCAATCGGGCCTCGGTCTTCCGGATCGCGACTACTACCTGCGCGACGACAAGGAGATCGTCTCGACCCGCGAGGCATACAAGAAGCACCTCGCCCAGAGTCTCAATTCGGTGGCCGCGGAGGACGCCGAAGCGCGTGCCGCCGCCGTCTATGAGCTGGAGCACCAGATTGCCGTGGTCTCATGGGCTGCCGCCGACCGTCGAGACGCCGAGAAAGTCTACAATCCGATGACGATACCCAAGCTGAGGAAGCTTGCGCCCGGATATCCCTGGGACACCTTCTTCAAATGGGCGGGCATTTCCCCGAAATCGCACGGCGTGGATCGCACCGTTGTCGTAGGCGAAAGCACCGCATTCCCCAGAATCGCGAAGATTTTCGCGGACACGCCCGTGCCCGTCTGGCGGGACTTTCTGACGATCCGATACGTGCACACCTTCGCTCCCTACCTGCCCCGCCGCTTCAACGACGCGGATTTTGCCTTTTACGGAACGGTGCTTCAGGGCCGCGCGCGCCAGCTCGATCGCCCGACCCGTGGAGCGCGTCTGCTCGACAACCGAGTGGGGGAAGCGCTTGGGAAGTTGTACGTCGGAAAATACTTCCCGGCCGAATCGAAGGCCAAGGTGCGGGCGCTCGTCGACAATCTGCTCCAGGCCTATGAGCAGGACCTGAAGACGCTGCCGTGGATGACCCCGGAGACCCGCCAGAAGGCTCTCGAGAAGCTCCATCAGTTCACCGTCAAGGTCGGCTACCCAGACCACTGGCGCGACTACTCCACGCTCCAGATTCGACGCGATGATCTGGTCGGAGACGTCAAGAACGCCATCGCCTTCGAATGGAATCGAAACCTCAAGCGCATCGACGACCCGGTGGACAAAACGGAATGGGGAATGACCCCGCCGACGGTCAACGCCTATTACAACGAGACCGTCAACGAGATCGTCTTCCCTGCCGGCATCCTCCAGGCTCCCGACTTCGACCCGGCAGCGGACGATGCGGTGAACTATGGTGGCATTGGAGCCGTGATCGGGCACGAGATCAGCCACGGCTTCGACGATCAGGGCTCGAAGTACGACGGCATGGGCGTGATGCGGCAGTGGTGGGTGGACGCCGACCGCAAGAATTTCGACGAGCGCACGACCGCGCTCGCCAACCAATACGATCAATACGAGCCGCTATCGGGAATTCACATCAACGGACGGCTCACGCTTGGCGAGAACATCGCCGACCTCGCGGGCCTCGTGATCGCGCATAAGGCCTACCGCATCTCGCTCGGGGGGAAGGACGCGCCGGTTCTCGACGGCCTCACGGGAGATCAACGCTTCTACCTCGCGTTCGCCCAGGGTTGGCGATCGAAAGTGCGCGATGAAACCACACGCCAGCGCCTGCTCTCCAATCCACACAGCCCTCCCCCGTACCGGGTCAATGGGGTCGTGCGCAACGACGATGGTTGGTACGAGGCGTTTCCGAACGTCACGCCGCAGGACAAGTTCTACCTGGCGCCGGAGCAGCGCGTGCGGCTGTGGTGA
- a CDS encoding GNAT family N-acetyltransferase, with the protein MNPFTIRRAGAGERDVGLIAPLFDSYRQFYDKPPEPQLAAAFIRDRLQANESVIFLAEAGGDGSGEVLGFVQLYPSFSSVAACRIWVLNDLFVAPTARRHGVGRALMEEARRHAIQTGARRLTLETVTENRSAWTLYEDLGYVRHEDSTRFYTLELG; encoded by the coding sequence ATGAACCCGTTCACCATAAGACGAGCCGGCGCTGGCGAGCGAGACGTCGGCCTCATCGCACCGCTCTTCGATTCGTATCGTCAGTTCTATGACAAGCCGCCTGAGCCCCAGCTCGCCGCCGCCTTCATTCGCGATCGCCTCCAGGCAAATGAGAGCGTGATTTTCCTCGCTGAGGCGGGGGGAGATGGTTCGGGAGAGGTTCTTGGCTTCGTTCAGCTCTACCCCTCGTTTTCGTCGGTGGCCGCGTGCCGGATTTGGGTGCTGAACGATCTATTTGTAGCTCCGACCGCTCGCCGGCACGGGGTGGGTCGGGCACTCATGGAGGAGGCTCGCCGGCACGCGATTCAGACGGGAGCAAGGAGGTTGACCCTCGAGACGGTGACGGAAAATCGATCCGCCTGGACACTCTACGAGGATCTCGGATACGTCCGCCACGAGGACTCTACGAGGTTCTACACCCTCGAATTGGGCTGA
- the proC gene encoding pyrroline-5-carboxylate reductase, whose amino-acid sequence MPRTTRLAILGAGNIGAAIAEGLVQAGGRSPADITVTRRKTELLESFRGRGFTVSGNNREAVRGAVMVLVAVEPQQIDGLLREIAPDLKPGAHTLISVVSGVSIAQIRAIVGTQLAVVRAMPNTAIGIRDSMTCITSDDSTGGAVTAARSLFDAVGKTLVIDEEQMVAATALGACGVAFFLRAIRAASQGGIEVGLQTDEALLIAAQTARGAASLLLSREGHPEREIDRVTTPRGCTITGLNVMEHEGFSSAMIRGIVASAEKASKLYRSGDG is encoded by the coding sequence GTGCCTCGAACGACCCGATTGGCAATTCTTGGAGCTGGCAACATCGGAGCCGCCATCGCCGAGGGCCTCGTTCAGGCCGGCGGCCGCTCGCCGGCGGACATCACGGTCACTCGACGCAAGACGGAGCTTCTCGAGTCGTTCCGCGGGCGCGGCTTCACGGTTTCGGGAAACAACCGTGAAGCGGTTCGAGGTGCCGTCATGGTTCTGGTCGCTGTCGAGCCCCAGCAGATCGATGGGCTGCTGCGCGAAATTGCTCCGGACCTGAAGCCCGGGGCGCACACGCTGATCTCGGTGGTTTCAGGCGTGAGCATCGCGCAGATCCGTGCAATCGTCGGCACTCAACTTGCCGTCGTGCGTGCGATGCCCAACACGGCGATCGGAATCAGGGACTCCATGACATGCATCACCTCCGACGACTCGACGGGCGGCGCGGTCACCGCCGCCCGGTCGCTCTTCGACGCGGTCGGAAAGACGCTCGTAATCGACGAGGAGCAAATGGTCGCCGCGACGGCGCTCGGCGCCTGCGGGGTTGCGTTCTTCCTGCGCGCCATCCGAGCGGCGTCCCAAGGCGGGATCGAAGTCGGTCTTCAAACCGACGAGGCGCTCCTGATCGCAGCACAGACCGCGCGCGGCGCCGCGTCCCTGCTCCTGAGTCGCGAGGGTCACCCCGAGCGCGAGATCGACCGGGTGACAACGCCGAGAGGGTGCACCATCACGGGCCTCAACGTGATGGAGCACGAGGGCTTTTCCTCGGCCATGATCCGGGGAATCGTGGCTTCGGCAGAGAAGGCGAGCAAGCTGTATCGATCAGGAGATGGGTAA
- a CDS encoding oligopeptide transporter, OPT family, whose amino-acid sequence MTPLKPRELTIRGLILGALITTIFTAANVYLGLKVGLTFASSIPAAVISMAILSAVKDSSILENNIVQTVASAAGTLSAIIFVLPGLVIVGWWTGFPFWQSFLICVSGGVIGVLFTIPLRRALVTTSDLPYPEGVAAAEVLKVGSGTRGETKDETGEAREGLVAVILGSVASAGLAIVTATRVAAAEVAGFFRVGTMASSGYNIAWSLALLGAGHLVGLSVGMAMLTGLVISWVIAVPILTSMQPAADAVTLAAHTLAIWRTQVRFIGAGAIAVAAIYTLARLAKPVVGGLVSTLAASRARGSGDDLDRDLSPRWIIALTAACLGVAAYLAFTFARSTALAPSALALTLIAVPFVLLGGFLIAGICGYMAGLIGASNSPISGVGILSIVLCASVITLAVSPTPETRPALVAFALFVTAIVFACATISNDNLQDLKTGQLVGASPRRQQIALIVGVAAGASVIPSVLNLLAKAYGFAGAANIGVLAPNPLPAPQATLISALAQGVIGGNLEWRMLGIGALVGVGLILLDEALGATKKLRVPPLAVGIGIYLPMSATFAVVVGAVISHWYDRRARWMPNPGRAERLGTLVASGLIVGESLWGVINAGLIVGFSKDAPIGLVPENFAPAPWLGMLAFVGVIIWLYGWMLRRSAAARQTPPGSEGPSQAPSS is encoded by the coding sequence GTGACGCCTTTGAAGCCCAGAGAGCTCACGATACGCGGCCTCATCCTCGGCGCGCTCATCACCACGATCTTCACGGCGGCCAACGTCTACCTCGGCCTCAAGGTTGGCCTCACCTTTGCTTCATCGATCCCCGCCGCGGTGATCTCGATGGCCATCCTGAGCGCCGTGAAGGATTCGTCGATCCTCGAGAACAACATTGTCCAGACCGTCGCCTCCGCCGCAGGGACGCTCTCGGCGATTATCTTCGTTCTACCAGGACTCGTGATCGTGGGCTGGTGGACGGGTTTCCCCTTCTGGCAATCATTTCTCATCTGCGTGAGCGGCGGGGTGATCGGGGTGCTGTTCACGATCCCGCTTCGACGCGCCCTCGTGACGACCTCTGACCTGCCCTACCCTGAAGGTGTCGCGGCGGCAGAGGTGCTGAAGGTCGGATCCGGCACGCGTGGCGAAACGAAGGACGAAACGGGCGAGGCCAGAGAGGGGCTCGTCGCTGTGATCCTCGGCTCTGTCGCCTCGGCAGGGCTCGCCATCGTGACGGCGACGCGCGTCGCCGCCGCGGAGGTGGCAGGTTTCTTCCGTGTCGGGACCATGGCCTCGAGCGGGTACAACATTGCCTGGTCCCTCGCGCTGCTCGGCGCGGGGCATCTGGTCGGGTTATCGGTCGGGATGGCGATGCTGACGGGCCTGGTGATCTCGTGGGTGATCGCTGTGCCGATCTTGACCTCGATGCAGCCCGCGGCCGATGCCGTGACGCTCGCCGCGCACACCCTTGCGATCTGGCGGACGCAGGTGCGGTTCATCGGCGCCGGCGCAATCGCCGTTGCGGCGATCTACACGCTGGCCAGGCTTGCGAAGCCGGTGGTGGGCGGGCTCGTAAGCACGCTCGCCGCCTCCCGGGCCAGGGGCTCCGGGGACGACCTCGACCGCGATCTCTCACCCCGGTGGATTATCGCGCTCACCGCCGCGTGCCTCGGGGTCGCCGCGTACCTCGCCTTCACCTTCGCGCGGTCGACGGCGCTCGCGCCAAGCGCGCTGGCGCTCACCTTGATCGCCGTACCGTTCGTCCTGCTGGGCGGCTTTCTCATCGCCGGGATCTGCGGCTACATGGCGGGCTTGATCGGCGCCTCGAACAGTCCGATCTCGGGCGTCGGAATCCTGTCGATCGTGCTCTGCGCTTCGGTAATCACCCTCGCCGTGTCGCCGACTCCGGAGACGCGGCCGGCGCTAGTCGCCTTCGCTCTCTTCGTGACCGCGATTGTTTTCGCGTGCGCCACGATCTCGAACGACAACTTGCAGGACTTGAAAACCGGCCAGCTCGTCGGCGCCTCACCGAGGCGTCAGCAGATCGCGCTCATCGTGGGAGTGGCCGCCGGCGCTTCCGTGATCCCTTCCGTGCTGAACCTGCTCGCTAAGGCCTACGGGTTCGCCGGGGCCGCGAACATCGGCGTGCTCGCGCCAAACCCTCTCCCCGCGCCGCAGGCGACGCTCATCTCCGCCCTCGCGCAGGGCGTAATCGGCGGCAACCTCGAATGGAGGATGCTCGGCATCGGCGCGCTCGTTGGTGTCGGGCTCATCCTGCTCGATGAGGCGCTTGGCGCCACGAAGAAGCTGCGCGTTCCGCCGCTGGCTGTCGGCATCGGGATTTATCTCCCGATGTCGGCGACCTTCGCGGTCGTCGTCGGCGCCGTGATCTCTCACTGGTATGACCGACGCGCCCGCTGGATGCCAAACCCAGGCCGGGCGGAGCGACTGGGCACGCTCGTCGCGTCCGGATTGATTGTCGGCGAAAGCTTGTGGGGCGTGATCAACGCAGGCCTCATCGTCGGCTTCTCGAAGGACGCGCCGATAGGCCTCGTACCCGAGAACTTTGCGCCCGCCCCGTGGCTCGGAATGCTCGCCTTCGTGGGGGTGATCATCTGGCTATACGGATGGATGCTCCGGCGGTCGGCCGCGGCGCGGCAGACTCCGCCAGGCAGCGAAGGTCCTAGCCAAGCCCCATCTTCGTGA
- a CDS encoding redoxin domain-containing protein — MVWHQKAWIPVAVSIHLELDAHSPSALLAPAFRHSVYSRIEDRSPFTLERGGAVSPLRALALLLAVALIAAISPTPSCAELTPGTPAPDFTGQRIWINSKPLSLKRELKGRVVLVDFWEYTCINCIRTLPTLKRIYERYKPYGFEIIGDHAPEFDFAYRSENVATGVKRQRIPWPVIVDSDFSTWRAYDSNSWPNKFLIGANGIIVLQHAGEGGYGDLERLIRSELLKTNPKAVFPSPWRIPPDTNDFDPSRCGTTSEETYIGTARGSQWGGAIANREGFQPGKTVLYASLPRTVPRGFYAHGLWKNEPDAFEHARATPSPEDYIGIRYHGREVYAVMNLRSVSAARVYVTRDGKPLPAAQRGVDMVEDARGRTYIDVKEGRMYYVVRGEDENEHDLRLFATAPGLAVNSFTFGNRCLVNFDRL, encoded by the coding sequence ATCGTGTGGCACCAAAAGGCGTGGATTCCCGTGGCGGTGAGTATCCACTTGGAGTTAGACGCGCACTCGCCCTCAGCGCTTTTAGCGCCGGCGTTCCGCCACAGCGTATACTCCAGAATAGAAGATCGCAGTCCTTTCACCCTTGAACGCGGAGGTGCCGTGTCCCCGCTCCGAGCCTTGGCTCTTCTTCTCGCGGTCGCGCTCATTGCCGCGATCTCGCCGACGCCCTCGTGCGCCGAGTTGACACCCGGCACGCCCGCCCCGGACTTCACGGGCCAGCGGATTTGGATCAACAGCAAGCCCCTCTCGCTCAAGCGGGAGCTGAAGGGGAGGGTCGTGCTCGTCGATTTCTGGGAGTACACCTGCATCAACTGCATTCGCACGCTCCCCACGCTGAAGCGGATCTACGAGCGATACAAGCCCTATGGGTTCGAGATCATCGGCGATCACGCGCCGGAGTTTGATTTCGCTTACAGGTCGGAGAACGTGGCCACGGGCGTAAAGCGGCAGCGCATCCCCTGGCCCGTGATCGTGGATAGCGACTTCTCGACCTGGCGCGCGTACGACAGCAACTCGTGGCCGAACAAGTTCCTTATCGGTGCGAACGGAATCATCGTCCTTCAACACGCGGGCGAGGGTGGATACGGAGACCTGGAGCGGCTCATTCGGAGCGAGCTCCTGAAAACGAACCCGAAGGCGGTCTTCCCGTCGCCGTGGCGGATTCCGCCCGACACGAACGACTTCGACCCGAGCCGCTGTGGGACTACGTCGGAGGAAACGTACATCGGCACGGCGCGAGGATCGCAATGGGGTGGGGCAATTGCGAACCGGGAGGGGTTCCAACCGGGAAAGACGGTGCTTTACGCCAGCCTGCCGCGCACGGTGCCTCGCGGGTTCTACGCCCATGGGCTCTGGAAGAACGAGCCCGATGCTTTCGAACACGCCCGCGCCACCCCGTCCCCGGAGGACTACATTGGGATTCGCTACCACGGTCGTGAGGTCTACGCCGTGATGAATCTGCGGAGCGTATCAGCCGCCCGCGTGTACGTGACGCGCGACGGGAAGCCCTTGCCCGCGGCGCAACGCGGAGTGGACATGGTCGAGGACGCCCGTGGGCGCACCTACATCGACGTTAAGGAAGGCCGCATGTACTACGTGGTGCGGGGCGAGGACGAGAACGAGCACGACCTCCGACTCTTCGCGACCGCGCCGGGGCTAGCCGTCAATTCGTTCACATTCGGGAACCGCTGCCTGGTCAATTTCGATCGTCTGTAG